In one window of Gemmatimonadota bacterium DNA:
- the secA gene encoding preprotein translocase subunit SecA: protein MLKSLITKVFGTRFDREVKKVQPLVDAIKRQEAALADYTEDQLKAQTPRFRALLAERTGAMKTELDAVRQARHDCADPAERDALEDRYHDLELRYKKALAAALNEILPEAFATVREACRRLVGTTVLVTGRELTWDMVPYDVQLIGGIVLHQGRIAEMATGEGKTLVATLPLYLNALAGRGAHLVTVNNYLARRDSQWMGHVYRYLGLTVGCLDDTEPSSPERRAAYNADITYGTNNEFGFDYLRDNMVFSLEQRVQREHAYAIVDEIDSILIDEARTPLIISGPVGNENDDKYAQHNRQVVELVRRQTAVVNTMLAEGEPLLADPKTLAEGARKLYVARLGMPKNKKLLKLLNEPGVKSAVQRVELDHIADRKLPMRQQAMRELEESLFFVLDEKGHSVHLTDQGAVAMSPNDPGLFVVPDISEAVHAIDRDTSLPPDQRVLRRREVEAEYALKSEKLHIIHKLLQAHALYEKEVDYLVQDGQVVIVDEFTGRVMAGRRWADGLHQAVEAKEGVQVKGETQTLATITIQNYFRMYDKLSGMTGTAETEEQEFFTIYGLEVSVIPTNRPIRRSDEEDRIYKTRREKTNAIADEVERIHAAGLPVLIGTVTVEVSETLSRQLKRRGLKHEVLNAKYHQREAEIVAQAGQRGAITIATNMAGRGTDIKLGADVTKVESTDGLQIIGTERHESRRIDRQLRGRSGRQGDPGRSLFFLSLEDDLMRLFGTDRIAGWMDKGGAEEGEVISHPWVTGAISQAQKRVELQNFQARKRLLEYDDVMNQQREVVYSLRLFALERGEQLKAEATRMVDQAMDRVVTLMLADAEKPEDYDREGLRAALLQQFLVQADEVTDTARAGTLDQIRGLARAAGHEAFRRKIEYLLDFGRQLGAPDVDSQVLSTVMLTVLDEKWKDHLYDLDQLRNAIQYRAYGQKDPLVEYKKEAFEMFEDLMRDVHASFTERFLKIQITAEPPRPQAPPPPAAAAPRRPPAPSAGADDMFAPDAREAPPAPPPQVGPRLPAPPPMTTNRGPLAPARAGTETVAEVGRNDPCPCGSGKKYKKCHGVGK from the coding sequence ATGCTTAAGAGTCTGATCACAAAGGTCTTCGGGACCCGGTTCGATCGCGAAGTGAAGAAGGTCCAGCCCCTCGTGGACGCCATCAAGCGCCAGGAGGCCGCGCTCGCCGACTACACGGAAGACCAGCTGAAGGCGCAGACCCCCCGCTTCCGGGCCCTGCTCGCGGAGCGCACGGGCGCCATGAAGACGGAACTCGACGCCGTCCGGCAGGCGCGCCATGACTGCGCCGATCCCGCCGAGCGCGATGCCCTCGAGGACCGCTACCACGACCTCGAACTCCGCTACAAGAAGGCCCTCGCGGCCGCCCTGAACGAGATCCTCCCCGAGGCGTTCGCCACGGTCCGCGAGGCCTGCCGCCGGCTGGTCGGCACCACGGTGCTGGTGACCGGCCGGGAACTGACCTGGGACATGGTGCCGTACGACGTGCAGCTGATCGGCGGGATCGTCCTGCACCAGGGCCGGATCGCGGAGATGGCCACGGGCGAGGGCAAGACGCTCGTCGCCACCCTGCCGCTGTACCTCAATGCCCTGGCGGGGCGGGGCGCCCACCTGGTCACGGTGAACAACTACCTGGCCCGCCGCGACAGCCAGTGGATGGGCCACGTCTACCGCTACCTCGGGCTCACCGTCGGCTGCCTCGACGACACCGAGCCCTCCTCGCCCGAGCGCCGCGCGGCCTACAACGCCGACATCACCTACGGCACCAACAACGAGTTCGGGTTCGACTACCTGCGTGACAACATGGTGTTCTCGCTGGAGCAGCGGGTGCAGCGGGAGCACGCCTACGCCATCGTCGACGAGATCGACTCGATCCTCATCGACGAGGCCCGGACCCCGCTCATCATCTCCGGGCCGGTGGGGAACGAGAACGACGACAAGTACGCCCAGCACAATCGCCAGGTGGTGGAGCTGGTGCGGCGGCAGACGGCGGTGGTGAACACCATGCTGGCCGAGGGGGAGCCGCTGCTGGCCGACCCGAAGACGCTGGCCGAGGGGGCCCGCAAGCTCTACGTGGCCCGGCTGGGCATGCCCAAGAACAAGAAGCTGCTCAAGCTGCTCAACGAGCCGGGGGTCAAGTCCGCGGTGCAGCGGGTGGAGCTCGACCACATCGCCGACCGCAAGCTCCCGATGCGGCAGCAGGCCATGCGGGAGCTGGAGGAGTCGCTCTTCTTCGTGCTGGACGAGAAGGGCCACTCGGTGCACCTGACCGACCAGGGCGCGGTGGCGATGTCGCCCAACGATCCCGGGCTGTTCGTGGTCCCCGACATCTCGGAGGCGGTGCACGCGATCGACCGCGACACCAGCCTGCCCCCCGACCAGCGGGTGCTGCGGCGGCGGGAGGTCGAGGCGGAGTACGCGCTCAAGAGCGAGAAGCTGCACATCATCCACAAGCTGCTGCAGGCCCACGCCCTCTACGAGAAGGAAGTGGACTACCTGGTGCAGGACGGCCAGGTGGTGATCGTCGACGAGTTCACCGGTCGCGTCATGGCGGGCCGGCGCTGGGCCGACGGGCTGCACCAGGCCGTGGAGGCCAAGGAAGGCGTGCAGGTGAAGGGCGAGACCCAGACCCTCGCCACGATCACCATCCAGAACTACTTCCGGATGTACGACAAGCTCTCCGGCATGACCGGCACCGCCGAGACGGAGGAGCAGGAGTTCTTCACGATCTACGGCCTGGAGGTCTCCGTCATCCCCACCAACCGGCCCATCCGCCGGTCGGACGAGGAGGACCGGATCTACAAGACGCGCCGGGAGAAGACCAACGCCATCGCGGACGAGGTCGAGCGGATCCACGCCGCGGGGCTGCCGGTGCTGATCGGCACGGTGACCGTGGAGGTCTCGGAGACCCTGTCGCGCCAGCTCAAGCGGCGCGGGCTCAAGCACGAGGTCCTCAACGCCAAGTACCACCAGCGCGAGGCCGAGATCGTGGCGCAGGCGGGGCAGCGGGGCGCGATCACCATCGCGACCAACATGGCCGGGCGCGGCACCGACATCAAACTCGGCGCCGACGTCACCAAGGTGGAGAGCACCGACGGGCTCCAGATCATCGGCACCGAGCGCCACGAGTCGCGCCGGATCGACCGGCAGCTGCGGGGCCGCTCCGGCCGCCAGGGCGACCCGGGCCGCTCGCTCTTCTTCCTGTCCCTCGAAGACGACCTCATGCGGCTCTTCGGCACCGACCGCATCGCGGGGTGGATGGACAAGGGCGGGGCGGAGGAGGGCGAGGTCATCTCCCACCCGTGGGTCACCGGCGCCATCAGCCAGGCCCAGAAGCGGGTGGAACTGCAGAACTTCCAGGCCCGGAAGCGGCTGCTCGAGTACGATGACGTGATGAATCAGCAGCGCGAGGTGGTTTACAGCCTGCGACTCTTCGCCCTGGAACGGGGCGAGCAGCTCAAGGCGGAGGCCACCCGCATGGTAGACCAGGCGATGGACCGCGTGGTCACCCTCATGCTGGCCGACGCCGAGAAGCCCGAGGACTACGACCGCGAGGGTCTCCGCGCGGCGCTGCTGCAGCAGTTCCTGGTGCAGGCCGACGAGGTCACCGACACCGCCCGGGCCGGGACCCTGGACCAGATCCGGGGGCTGGCGCGCGCCGCAGGCCATGAGGCGTTCCGCCGGAAGATCGAGTACTTGCTCGACTTCGGCCGGCAGCTGGGGGCCCCCGATGTGGACAGCCAGGTGCTGTCGACGGTGATGCTCACCGTGCTGGACGAGAAGTGGAAGGACCACCTCTACGACCTCGACCAGCTCCGCAACGCCATCCAGTACCGGGCCTATGGCCAGAAAGACCCGCTCGTCGAGTATAAAAAGGAGGCCTTCGAGATGTTCGAGGACCTCATGCGTGACGTGCACGCGAGCTTCACCGAGCGGTTCCTGAAGATCCAGATCACCGCCGAGCCGCCCCGGCCCCAGGCCCCGCCCCCGCCGGCGGCCGCGGCGCCGCGGCGGCCGCCGGCCCCGAGCGCCGGGGCCGATGACATGTTCGCGCCGGATGCCCGGGAGGCGCCGCCGGCGCCCCCGCCGCAGGTCGGGCCGCGGCTGCCGGCGCCCCCGCCGATGACCACCAATCGGGGCCCCCTGGCGCCCGCCAGGGCCGGCACGGAAACGGTGGCCGAGGTGGGCCGCAACGACCCCTGTCCCTGTGGGTCCGGCAAGAAATACAAGAAATGCCACGGCGTGGGGAAGTAG
- a CDS encoding NAD-dependent epimerase/dehydratase family protein produces MTRVLLTGAAGFIGSHLAEHLLRRGDEVVGIDNFDPFYPRAVKERNLATARAMRGFQFQERDLLDTAALGALLTPASVVVHLAAKAGVRPSLEDPAGYVRANIAGTQSLVDAARAAGVTRFVFGSSSSVYGDDTPAPFREDAAAIHPISPYAATKRAGELLLEALAPHAGLRVASLRFFTVYGPRQRPDLAIHKFTGRLARGEAITMFGEGTEARDYTYIDDIVAGVLAAVDWTATAPVGVEPFNLGGNEAVPLRRMIETIAGALGVTPRIERAPRQPGDVLLTSADLAKSARVLGYHPATPFPEGIRRFVAWYRETNARQ; encoded by the coding sequence ATGACCCGCGTGCTGCTGACGGGGGCCGCCGGCTTCATCGGCTCCCACCTGGCGGAACACCTGCTGCGCCGCGGCGACGAGGTGGTGGGGATCGACAACTTCGATCCCTTCTACCCCCGGGCCGTCAAGGAGCGGAACCTCGCCACCGCCCGCGCCATGCGCGGCTTCCAGTTCCAGGAACGCGACCTGCTCGACACCGCTGCCCTCGGGGCGCTGCTCACTCCGGCCTCGGTGGTGGTGCACCTGGCCGCCAAGGCCGGGGTGCGTCCCTCGCTCGAGGACCCGGCGGGGTATGTCCGCGCCAACATCGCGGGCACCCAGTCCCTGGTCGACGCCGCGCGGGCCGCGGGGGTCACCCGCTTCGTGTTCGGGTCTTCCTCGTCGGTGTATGGGGACGACACGCCGGCCCCGTTCCGGGAGGATGCCGCCGCCATCCACCCGATCAGCCCCTATGCCGCCACCAAGCGGGCCGGCGAGCTGCTGCTGGAGGCGCTGGCGCCCCACGCCGGCCTCCGGGTGGCCTCCCTCAGGTTCTTCACCGTGTACGGTCCCCGCCAGCGTCCCGACCTCGCCATCCACAAGTTCACCGGCCGCCTGGCCCGGGGGGAGGCGATCACGATGTTCGGGGAGGGCACGGAGGCGCGGGACTACACCTATATTGATGACATCGTGGCGGGGGTCCTCGCCGCCGTGGACTGGACGGCCACCGCCCCCGTCGGGGTGGAGCCCTTCAACCTCGGGGGCAACGAGGCGGTCCCCCTGCGGCGCATGATCGAGACGATCGCCGGGGCGCTGGGCGTCACCCCCCGGATCGAGCGGGCCCCCCGGCAGCCCGGGGACGTTCTGCTCACCTCGGCCGATCTTGCCAAGTCCGCCCGCGTGCTGGGGTACCATCCGGCCACGCCGTTTCCTGAGGGTATTCGCCGTTTCGTCGCCTGGTACCGGGAGACCAATGCGCGTCAGTGA
- the bamD gene encoding outer membrane protein assembly factor BamD, whose protein sequence is MTRRRAARCLAPLALLLLGACGHGPRPAATPGPVPTAAGLSRDEVTALWGRAMAQFRRGRWSKASTLFERVTLEVPVGDTLSVMAHFHLAESYFGLGNQLQAAREFRKVSDESPNNRLAPEALLRTGDAYADLWRRPELDDSYAQTAKATYQELLNRYPDAPAAARARMRVVDLEEWFAVKAYRSAQYYYRLKAYDSAILYLKDIAATYPRASITPTALLRLVDAYRAVGYAEDRRETCTYIRRFHPSTPGLDLACPAPADSTAAGT, encoded by the coding sequence ATGACACGGCGTCGTGCCGCGCGTTGCCTTGCCCCGCTGGCCCTCCTGCTGCTCGGCGCCTGCGGCCACGGCCCCCGGCCGGCGGCCACTCCCGGCCCCGTCCCCACGGCCGCGGGCCTCTCGCGCGACGAGGTGACCGCGCTGTGGGGCCGGGCCATGGCCCAGTTCCGGCGCGGCCGGTGGAGCAAGGCCTCCACCCTCTTCGAGCGGGTGACCCTCGAGGTACCGGTGGGCGACACCCTCTCGGTGATGGCCCACTTCCACCTGGCGGAGTCGTACTTCGGGCTCGGCAACCAGCTGCAGGCGGCGCGCGAGTTCCGGAAGGTCTCGGACGAATCGCCCAACAACCGCCTGGCCCCGGAGGCGCTGCTCCGTACCGGCGATGCCTATGCCGACCTCTGGCGGCGCCCGGAGCTGGACGACAGCTACGCCCAGACCGCCAAGGCCACCTACCAGGAACTCCTCAATCGCTACCCCGACGCGCCGGCGGCGGCCCGGGCGCGGATGCGGGTGGTGGACCTCGAGGAGTGGTTCGCGGTCAAGGCGTATCGCTCGGCCCAGTACTATTACCGGCTCAAGGCCTACGACTCGGCGATCCTCTACCTCAAGGACATCGCCGCCACCTACCCCCGCGCGAGCATCACCCCGACCGCCCTCCTGCGGCTGGTGGACGCGTACCGGGCGGTCGGGTACGCCGAGGATCGCCGGGAAACCTGCACCTACATCCGCCGCTTCCATCCTTCGACGCCCGGCCTGGACCTCGCCTGCCCGGCGCCAGCGGACTCGACCGCCGCGGGCACCTGA
- the radC gene encoding DNA repair protein RadC — protein sequence MTAPSEASPIDRPRERLWRLGAPALATAELLAILLGTGAAEQGAGAIAAELLERAGGSLRELRARPPAELTRSRGVGPAKGARLLAALELAARLVEERRPVLPRVREPADVAALLGPRVRDLPVEEFHVLVLDSQSRVRRDVLVSRGLLNSALVHPREVFRAAIAEAGAGIILAHNHPSGDPTPSAEDRAATRQLVEAGRLLDLPVYDHVIVAGDRFLSFVAAGLL from the coding sequence ATGACCGCCCCTTCCGAGGCCAGCCCCATTGATCGCCCCCGGGAGCGCCTGTGGCGACTCGGGGCGCCGGCGCTCGCCACCGCGGAGCTGCTGGCCATCCTGCTCGGCACCGGAGCGGCGGAGCAGGGCGCCGGCGCCATCGCGGCCGAACTGCTGGAGCGCGCAGGGGGGTCCCTGCGGGAGCTCCGCGCCCGGCCGCCCGCGGAGCTGACTCGCAGCCGTGGGGTCGGGCCCGCCAAGGGCGCCCGCTTGCTGGCCGCCCTGGAACTGGCCGCCCGGCTGGTGGAGGAGCGGCGTCCCGTCCTCCCCAGGGTCCGGGAGCCCGCGGACGTCGCTGCCCTTCTTGGGCCCCGGGTGCGGGACCTCCCCGTGGAGGAGTTCCACGTCCTGGTCCTCGACAGCCAGAGCCGGGTCCGGCGTGACGTCCTGGTGAGCCGGGGACTGCTCAACAGCGCCCTGGTGCATCCCCGGGAGGTCTTCCGGGCGGCCATCGCCGAGGCCGGTGCGGGGATTATCCTGGCCCACAATCACCCCAGCGGGGATCCCACGCCGTCGGCGGAAGACCGGGCCGCCACCCGCCAGCTGGTGGAGGCGGGCCGGTTGCTCGACCTTCCGGTGTATGACCATGTGATCGTGGCGGGGGATCGATTCCTGTCCTTCGTGGCTGCCGGGCTGCTCTGA
- a CDS encoding tetratricopeptide repeat protein, which produces MRVSDEPLINQARERFALQDYYGAIHLLQGVVDSGRTFADCHHLLGLCYALLGQPLRALEHFGQALEQNPRYIEAHIHRGILLNDLGRTVEAEEAFRHAADHNEKLPSGFPAHVAANLANHHSLLAAAYAESGALPQAIEQYRAAVALGPNFADIRYKLARALLEAGDALSAREELERVVRDRPNFVDALASLGLARYLSGDAAGAQQVWHECLLARPKNARVEAYLAMLERATE; this is translated from the coding sequence ATGCGCGTCAGTGACGAACCGCTGATCAACCAGGCCCGCGAGCGCTTTGCGCTGCAGGACTACTACGGCGCGATCCACCTCCTGCAGGGGGTGGTCGACTCGGGCCGCACCTTCGCCGACTGCCACCACCTGCTGGGCCTCTGCTACGCCCTGCTCGGGCAGCCCCTGCGTGCCCTGGAGCACTTCGGTCAGGCCCTCGAGCAGAATCCGCGCTACATCGAGGCGCACATCCACCGGGGCATCCTGCTCAACGACCTGGGCCGGACCGTGGAGGCGGAGGAGGCGTTCCGCCACGCCGCCGACCATAACGAAAAGCTGCCCTCCGGCTTCCCGGCGCACGTGGCCGCCAACCTGGCCAACCACCACTCCCTGCTGGCCGCGGCCTACGCTGAATCGGGGGCGCTCCCGCAGGCCATCGAGCAGTACCGGGCGGCCGTGGCCTTGGGCCCCAACTTCGCCGACATCCGGTACAAGCTGGCCCGCGCCCTCCTCGAGGCCGGGGATGCGCTCTCCGCCCGGGAGGAGCTGGAACGGGTGGTCCGGGACCGGCCCAACTTCGTCGACGCCCTCGCCTCCCTCGGGCTGGCCCGCTACCTCTCCGGTGATGCCGCCGGCGCCCAGCAGGTCTGGCATGAGTGCCTCCTCGCCCGTCCCAAGAACGCCCGGGTCGAGGCCTACCTTGCCATGCTGGAACGGGCCACCGAGTGA
- the nadD gene encoding nicotinate (nicotinamide) nucleotide adenylyltransferase: protein MIGLLGGSFDPIHHGHLLVAQAVLEALGLEQVRFVPAREQPFKIGRHGAPAAARARMVALAIAGEPRFALEPLELERPGPSYTVDTLRALRAREPDREFALLVGADAARDLPTWHQADALVGLATLVVFARSGVEVPVLPWPCRRVAVPEVEISATTVRARVASGRPIRYWVPEPVAGFISANGLYLADA from the coding sequence ATGATCGGCCTGCTCGGCGGCTCCTTCGATCCGATCCACCACGGCCACCTGCTCGTGGCCCAGGCGGTCCTGGAGGCGCTCGGGCTGGAGCAGGTCCGGTTCGTGCCCGCCCGCGAACAGCCCTTCAAGATCGGCCGCCACGGCGCCCCGGCCGCGGCCCGGGCCCGGATGGTGGCGTTGGCCATCGCGGGGGAGCCACGGTTCGCCCTGGAACCGCTGGAACTCGAGCGCCCGGGCCCCTCCTACACCGTCGACACCCTGCGGGCCCTGCGGGCCCGGGAGCCGGACCGGGAATTTGCCCTCCTGGTCGGGGCGGATGCCGCCCGGGATCTCCCGACGTGGCACCAGGCGGACGCCCTCGTCGGGCTGGCCACCTTGGTCGTATTCGCCCGGTCCGGGGTCGAGGTCCCCGTGCTGCCCTGGCCCTGCCGGAGGGTCGCGGTGCCCGAGGTCGAGATTTCCGCCACCACGGTGCGGGCCCGGGTGGCGTCAGGCCGGCCGATCCGCTACTGGGTTCCGGAGCCGGTGGCGGGGTTCATCTCTGCCAACGGGTTATATTTGGCGGATGCTTAA
- a CDS encoding bifunctional (p)ppGpp synthetase/guanosine-3',5'-bis(diphosphate) 3'-pyrophosphohydrolase: MTGTLPDIAPDFRALLERHADRLDLEQIDRALRFSASAHRGQKRVSGEDFIQHSIAVARTLVEQQLDTTSIVAALLHDVVEDSDIRTEDIAREFGAETAGIVDGLTKIASLTFRSTAEQQVENYRKLLLSIAKDARVIIIKLADRLHNMRTLDPLAPEKRARIATETREIYAPLAHRFGMAGIKAELEDLAFKFLESEDYRALVTQVQARRAEREQMILKLQVPLEHELKTSGISWYEVTGRPKHLWSIYQKMKKRNKPFDEIYDLMAVRVIVTSVQECYHVLGIIHHNWTPLQERIKDYIASPKSNAYQSLHTTIFGPGGHLFEVQIRTQEMHRTAEYGIAAHWLYKADPKRKEIDHHFAWFRQLLELQQDTHSAEEFLEFLKVDLYQDEIFVFTPRGDVKQLPKGATPIDFAFIVHTDVGLRCQGAKVNGRIAPLHRELKNGDTVEVFTGAAPRPSRDWLAHVKTARARHKIKAWIRHQEDQEALSLGEELLARECKRRRLAVPEPGALDQAAERLGVVDGRQVVIGLGRGDLTIVLVLRAVYPEVSADDLQEQKPSVIGRVIDRIRLGSGIRIQGLSGLMVRYAQCCQPVPGDQVVGYVSQGRGISIHRADCPNLLNLNGEGRRVEIDWQEAKGEAFAVRLAVSGDDRRGLYADVMQAISQSGTNVKAAELSTKDGTVFSSIVVEVESRAHLARVIKAIRKVKGINDVERREAPASGGT, translated from the coding sequence ATGACCGGAACGCTGCCCGACATCGCCCCCGATTTCCGCGCCCTGCTCGAGCGCCACGCCGACCGGCTGGACCTCGAGCAGATCGACCGCGCCCTGCGGTTCAGCGCGTCGGCCCACCGGGGCCAGAAGCGGGTCTCGGGCGAGGACTTCATCCAGCACTCGATCGCGGTGGCGCGGACCCTGGTGGAGCAGCAGCTCGACACCACGTCGATCGTCGCGGCGCTGCTGCACGACGTGGTCGAGGACTCCGATATCCGCACCGAGGACATCGCGCGGGAGTTCGGCGCCGAGACCGCCGGCATCGTCGATGGCCTCACCAAGATCGCCAGCCTGACCTTCCGCTCCACGGCGGAGCAGCAGGTGGAGAACTACCGCAAGCTGCTGCTGTCGATCGCCAAGGATGCCCGGGTCATCATCATCAAGCTGGCCGACCGGCTGCACAACATGCGGACCCTCGACCCGCTGGCGCCGGAGAAGCGCGCCCGGATCGCCACCGAGACCCGCGAGATCTACGCCCCGCTGGCGCACCGCTTCGGCATGGCGGGCATCAAGGCGGAGCTGGAGGACCTGGCCTTCAAGTTCCTCGAGTCCGAGGACTATCGGGCGCTGGTCACGCAGGTGCAGGCGCGGCGGGCCGAGCGGGAGCAGATGATCCTCAAGCTCCAGGTGCCGCTGGAACACGAGCTCAAGACGTCCGGCATCTCGTGGTACGAGGTCACCGGGCGGCCCAAGCATCTCTGGTCGATCTACCAGAAGATGAAGAAGCGCAACAAGCCGTTCGACGAAATCTACGACCTCATGGCGGTCCGGGTGATCGTCACGTCGGTCCAGGAGTGCTACCACGTCCTGGGCATCATCCACCACAACTGGACCCCGCTGCAGGAACGGATCAAGGACTACATCGCGAGCCCCAAGTCCAACGCGTACCAGTCGCTGCACACCACGATCTTCGGGCCCGGCGGGCACCTCTTCGAGGTGCAGATCCGGACCCAGGAGATGCACCGGACCGCCGAGTACGGCATCGCGGCGCACTGGCTCTACAAGGCCGACCCGAAGCGCAAGGAGATCGACCACCACTTCGCCTGGTTCCGCCAGCTGCTGGAGCTGCAGCAGGACACCCACAGCGCCGAGGAGTTCCTCGAGTTCCTCAAGGTGGACCTCTACCAGGACGAGATCTTCGTGTTCACCCCCAGGGGCGACGTGAAGCAGCTGCCCAAGGGCGCCACCCCGATCGACTTCGCGTTCATCGTCCACACCGACGTGGGCCTCCGCTGCCAGGGCGCCAAGGTGAACGGCCGGATTGCGCCGCTGCACCGCGAGCTCAAGAACGGCGACACCGTGGAGGTCTTCACCGGCGCCGCGCCCCGGCCCAGCCGCGACTGGCTGGCGCACGTGAAGACCGCGCGGGCCCGCCACAAGATCAAGGCATGGATCCGCCACCAGGAGGACCAGGAGGCGCTCTCCCTGGGCGAGGAGCTGCTGGCCCGCGAGTGCAAGCGGCGCCGGCTGGCGGTGCCGGAGCCGGGCGCGCTCGATCAGGCCGCCGAGCGGCTCGGCGTGGTGGATGGCCGGCAGGTGGTCATCGGCCTGGGGCGGGGCGACCTGACCATCGTGCTGGTGCTGCGGGCGGTCTACCCGGAGGTCTCCGCCGACGACCTGCAGGAGCAGAAGCCGAGCGTCATCGGGCGGGTGATCGACCGCATCCGCCTGGGATCGGGCATCCGCATCCAGGGGCTCTCCGGCCTGATGGTGCGCTACGCGCAGTGCTGCCAGCCGGTGCCCGGGGACCAGGTGGTCGGGTACGTGAGCCAGGGTCGCGGCATCTCCATCCACCGCGCCGACTGCCCGAACCTGCTCAATCTCAACGGCGAGGGCCGTCGGGTCGAGATCGACTGGCAGGAGGCCAAGGGGGAGGCCTTCGCGGTGCGCCTCGCGGTGAGCGGGGACGACCGCCGCGGGCTCTATGCCGACGTCATGCAGGCCATCAGCCAGAGCGGCACCAACGTCAAGGCCGCCGAACTTTCCACCAAGGACGGGACCGTCTTCAGTTCGATCGTGGTCGAGGTCGAGAGCCGGGCGCACCTGGCCCGGGTGATCAAGGCCATCCGGAAGGTGAAGGGCATCAACGACGTGGAGCGCCGCGAGGCCCCCGCGAGCGGCGGTACCTAG